Proteins encoded in a region of the Sugiyamaella lignohabitans strain CBS 10342 chromosome B, complete sequence genome:
- the UBC4 gene encoding E2 ubiquitin-conjugating protein UBC4 (Ubiquitin-conjugating enzyme (E2); key E2 partner with Ubc1p for the anaphase-promoting complex (APC); mediates degradation of abnormal or excess proteins, including calmodulin and histone H3; regulates levels of DNA Polymerase-{alpha} to promote efficient and accurate DNA replication; interacts with many SCF ubiquitin protein ligases; component of the cellular stress response; UBC4 has a paralog, UBC5, that arose from the whole genome duplication; GO_component: GO:0000502 - proteasome complex [Evidence IPI] [PMID 10848595]; GO_function: GO:0005524 - ATP binding [Evidence IEA]; GO_function: GO:0016881 - acid-amino acid ligase activity [Evidence IEA]; GO_function: GO:0016874 - ligase activity [Evidence IEA]; GO_function: GO:0000166 - nucleotide binding [Evidence IEA]; GO_function: GO:0030674 - protein binding, bridging [Evidence IDA] [PMID 11788821]; GO_function: GO:0043130 - ubiquitin binding [Evidence IDA,IMP] [PMID 21357418]; GO_function: GO:0004842 - ubiquitin-protein transferase activity [Evidence IEA]; GO_function: GO:0004842 - ubiquitin-protein transferase activity [Evidence IDA] [PMID 2154373]; GO_process: GO:0034605 - cellular response to heat [Evidence IDA] [PMID 2154373]; GO_process: GO:0006513 - protein monoubiquitination [Evidence IDA] [PMID 8391479]; GO_process: GO:0000209 - protein polyubiquitination [Evidence IDA] [PMID 2154373]; GO_process: GO:0016567 - protein ubiquitination [Evidence IEA]; GO_process: GO:0016567 - protein ubiquitination [Evidence IDA] [PMID 16926149]; GO_process: GO:0006950 - response to stress [Evidence IEA]; GO_process: GO:0043162 - ubiquitin-dependent protein catabolic process via the multivesicular body sorting pathway [Evidence IMP] [PMID 11788821]) translates to MGPADSPYTNGVFFLSIHFPTDYPFKPPKVNFTTRIYHPNINSNGSICLDILKDQWSPALTISKVLLSICSMLTDPNPDDPLVPEIAHVYKSDRARYEATAREWTRKYAV, encoded by the coding sequence ATGGGCCCAGCCGACTCTCCATACACAAACGGAGTTTTCTTCCTTTCTATTCATTTCCCCACTGATTATCCATTCAAGCCACCAAAGGTAAACTTCACCACCCGTATTTATCACCCTAATATTAACTCGAACGGAAGCATTTGTCTGGATATTCTTAAAGACCAGTGGTCTCCTGCTTTGACCATTTCAAAGGTATTATTATCGATCTGTTCCATGTTGACTGATCCTAATCCCGATGATCCACTTGTACCAGAAATTGCCCATGTCTACAAGTCGGATCGTGCTAGATACGAGGCCACTGCTCGTGAGTGGACTAGAAAGTACGCGGTCTGA
- the HMS1 gene encoding Hms1p (bHLH protein with similarity to myc-family transcription factors; overexpression confers hyperfilamentous growth and suppresses the pseudohyphal filamentation defect of a diploid mep1 mep2 homozygous null mutant; GO_component: GO:0005575 - cellular_component [Evidence ND]; GO_component: GO:0005634 - nucleus [Evidence IEA,IEA]; GO_function: GO:0003677 - DNA binding [Evidence IEA]; GO_function: GO:0046983 - protein dimerization activity [Evidence IEA]; GO_function: GO:0003700 - sequence-specific DNA binding transcription factor activity [Evidence ISS] [PMID 10710415]; GO_process: GO:0007124 - pseudohyphal growth [Evidence IGI] [PMID 9832522]; GO_process: GO:0006355 - regulation of transcription, DNA-templated [Evidence IEA]; GO_process: GO:0006351 - transcription, DNA-templated [Evidence IEA]), which yields MEALDYAYCSSFLSAIDRERDGGLSGNSDINESNGQRVSTTSPDGSQYSYGRNAGFSPTNITPSPQEILNGAYGNSSTGVTGPLSETDENWSLNRLMDSNDTASSRYPYGNDGTDMIPSLVETNSRNSTSSGMSITSPAGSLGSNSGVIPSYPYDGVKASNNFVMAQSYMPDVNVSLGISPNSCSSPANSNGYYSSQSNISSDSDTYNQSIVIGGNSNGNLWTTDQYGSFDKGVYDASMVAQQIQGKQIQSQGRTQVEQAPNQNQNQSYQKQQEYGAVKEEMSDDDGDDDEEDADDDLDYEDSAFRVKEEPRSPRKTTNSTSHSRSTNSTSPQQESSQSRRANTKANRVTKPKKEKTSHNMIEKRYRTNINDKIQALRDCVPSLCYALDGNQGGKEDLEGLVPANKLNKATILVKATEYIKHLQKKNELLNDEISKLKSTNANSGGSYGSSAYQRRSAPRMAQAPMTPDPRPQPVNQSNSGMLPKAMMVSMAGVMATNMMGGNDNDLSGLSVLPGLSFLRSVKYGGVDCGTLLMNVLQITLILGVVWQIFFFSQDEKEGLESSPVDSPQPVDQADPKFLKQYTWLTVSQQLIVPTGNNLLSALPSLLFACFEVFLCSIVGMDGFLIVAQSFRRIKTVAASDSIIRSMDSQLCGGDLVCDYYRIFYMFLRGFATVPGSKRFILQAIQARLLFVGMLKPIGVMISDKLWKKGLALANADASDDSDENESLPSNVLNLLCCPDVLDNSMVSSINDIVFNKSTVKTSLVSFDSILDTMAALYSEKHIHSLLAYSLENGESSSESYVIDEDELDEIDSIAPDGSDAKQAVALIRATYNRGDSIKSAMELLILENATMPTSTSTIAPVSASSKINKVSLYSNANSSEETLHATGSPKLDFNTKLELSLNSTIAIYCSLILHYLDTNQVENALEIARKLSSQPSMHNMELLGFVSLWKALLKFYELKAGQGDLKIERLSAIARIWIGSEIAEYEGLNLDKRRELVGQSVQMNLHFGGLNPE from the coding sequence ATGGAAGCCCTAGATTACGCCTATTGCTCTTCATTTTTGTCAGCTATTGATAGGGAGAGAGATGGGGGGTTGTCTGGCAACAGCGATATTAACGAAAGTAATGGTCAGAGAGTTTCAACAACATCTCCTGATGGCTCCCAGTATTCCTATGGAAGAAATGCAGGGTTTTCTCCTACAAATATAACACCTTCTCCTCAAGAAATTCTTAATGGTGCATAtggcaatagcagcacAGGTGTGACTGGCCCGTTGTCCGAGACTGACGAGAACTGGTCTTTGAACCGTCTAATGGATAGTAATGACACTGCCAGCAGTAGATATCCATATGGAAATGATGGTACTGATATGATTCCTTCACTGGTAGAAACAAACTCTAGAAATTCAACCAGTTCTGGTATGAGTATAACATCTCCGGCTGGCAGTTTGGGAAGTAACAGTGGAGTCATCCCCTCGTACCCTTACGATGGCGTTAAAGCTAGCAATAATTTTGTCATGGCCCAGTCTTATATGCCAGATGTCAACGTTAGTCTTGGCATCTCCCCCAACTCGTGCTCTTCACCGGCAAATTCAAATGGCTATTACTCGTCTCAATCTAATATCTCATCTGATTCGGATACTTATAATCAAAGTATTGTCATTGGAGGTAATTCCAATGGCAATCTATGGACAACAGACCAATATGGTAGTTTTGATAAGGGGGTATATGATGCCAGCATGGTAGCTCAGCAGATTCAAGGGAAACAGATACAGAGTCAGGGACGAACTCAAGTAGAACAGGCACcgaatcagaatcagaatcagtcttatcagaagcagcaagAGTATGGTGCTGTCAAGGAGGAAATgtcagatgatgatggtgatgatgatgaagaagatgctgatgatgatcttGATTATGAGGATTCAGCATTTAGAGTTAAGGAAGAGCCAAGATCTCCAAGAAAAACCACAAACTCAACATCACATTCAAGATCTACTAACTCCACTTCACCCCAACAAGAGTCATCCCAATCCCGGAGAGCAAACACGAAAGCAAACAGGGTTACGAAACCgaaaaaggaaaagacGTCTCATAATATGATTGAAAAACGGTATAGAACTAATATTAACGACAAAATACAGGCTCTGAGAGATTGTGTCCCATCTCTTTGTTACGCTTTGGATGGTAATCAGGGTGGTAAAGAAGACTTAGAGGGTCTTGTTCCGGCAAATAAATTGAACAAAGCGACTATCTTGGTAAAGGCCACTGAGTATATTAAGCATTTGCAGAAAAAGAATGAATTATTGAATGACGAGATTTCGAAGCTGAAGTCAACTAATGCAAATTCTGGAGGAAGTTATGGTAGTTCTGCATACCAAAGGAGGTCTGCACCAAGAATGGCTCAAGCTCCAATGACGCCAGATCCCAGACCACAACCTGTCAATCAATCTAATTCGGGCATGCTTCCAAAAGCTATGATGGTATCTATGGCAGGTGTAATGGCGACCAATATGATGGGTggtaatgataatgatcTTAGTGGTCTTTCTGTATTACCAGGACTTTCGTTTCTCCGAAGTGTCAAGTATGGTGGTGTTGATTGCGGAACTCTTCTTATGAACGTACTTCAAATAACGCTAATATTGGGTGTTGTGTGGCagatcttctttttttcgCAAGATGAAAAGGAGGGCCTGGAGTCGAGCCCTGTAGATAGTCCTCAACCTGTGGATCAGGCAGACCCCAAGTTTTTGAAACAATATACCTGGTTAACAGTCTCACAACAACTCATTGTACCCACTGGCAACAATTTATTATCAGCTTTGCCTTCACTCTTATTTGCTTGTTTTGAAGTTTTCTTATGCTCAATCGTTGGTATGGATGGTTTCTTGATTGTTGCTCAGTCGTTCCGCAGAATCAAGACTGTCGCTGCTTCTGATTCTATAATTAGGTCTATGGATTCTCAACTATGTGGAGGAGATCTGGTCTGTGATTACTACAGAATATTTTACATGTTTTTAAGAGGGTTTGCTACTGTTCCGGGTTCAAAGAGATTTATCTTGCAAGCAATTCAGGCTAGATTGCTATTTGTAGGGATGCTGAAGCCCATAGGAGTCATGATTTCCGACAAACTTTGGAAGAAGGGACTAGCTTTGGCAAACGCTGACGCGAGcgatgattctgatgagaatgaaagTTTGCCTAGCAATGTTCTCAATTTGCTGTGCTGCCCTGATGTCCTTGATAATAGCATGGTTTCTAGTATCAACGACATCGTGTTCAACAAGAGTACCGTGAAGACATCTCTAGTTTCATTTGACTCTATTCTTGATACTATGGCTGCATTATATTCAGAAAAGCACATTCATAGTCTTCTGGCCTACTCACTTGAAAATGGAGAAAGCTCAAGCGAGTCGTATGtcattgatgaagatgagttAGACGAAATAGATTCAATCGCACCGGATGGGTCTGATGCTAAGCAGGCTGTAGCATTAATCCGGGCAACCTACAACCGAGGTGACTCGATCAAATCTGCTATGGAACTGTTGATTCTAGAAAATGCAACTATGCCGACATCTACTTCAACAATTGCTCCCGTGTCAGCATCGTCTAAAATTAACAAGGTATCTCTCTATTCGAATGCTAATTCGTCAGAAGAGACATTACATGCTACTGGATCTCCGAAGTTAGACTTCAATACGAAGCTGGAACTATCACTAAATTCGACCATTGCTATTTATTGTAGTCTGATACTCCACTATCTGGACACTAATCAGGTTGAGAACGCGTTGGAAATTGCACGGAAATTATCATCTCAACCTAGTATGCATAACATGGAATTGTTAGGCTTTGTATCGCTATGGAAAGCTTTACTTAAATTTTATGAGCTAAAAGCTGGACAGGGTGATTTGAAGATAGAGCGACTGTCAGCAATCGCAAGAATTTGGATTGGAAGCGAGATAGCTGAGTACGAGGGGCTAAATCTGGATAAACGTAGAGAATTGGTCGGACAATCGGTACAGATGAATTTACATTTCGGTGGCTTGAACCCCGAATAG
- the SSK1 gene encoding mitogen-activated protein kinase kinase kinase SSK1 (Cytoplasmic response regulator; part of a two-component signal transducer that mediates osmosensing via a phosphorelay mechanism; required for mitophagy; dephosphorylated form is degraded by the ubiquitin-proteasome system; potential Cdc28p substrate; GO_component: GO:0005737 - cytoplasm [Evidence IEA,IEA]; GO_component: GO:0005737 - cytoplasm [Evidence IDA] [PMID 14665464]; GO_function: GO:0031435 - mitogen-activated protein kinase kinase kinase binding [Evidence IPI] [PMID 9482735]; GO_function: GO:0000156 - phosphorelay response regulator activity [Evidence IEA]; GO_function: GO:0000156 - phosphorelay response regulator activity [Evidence IMP] [PMID 8183345]; GO_function: GO:0042803 - protein homodimerization activity [Evidence IDA] [PMID 18573873]; GO_function: GO:0030295 - protein kinase activator activity [Evidence IDA,IMP] [PMID 9482735]; GO_process: GO:0000167 - activation of MAPKKK activity involved in osmosensory signaling pathway [Evidence IMP] [PMID 18573873]; GO_process: GO:0000167 - activation of MAPKKK activity involved in osmosensory signaling pathway [Evidence IGI] [PMID 9482735]; GO_process: GO:0035556 - intracellular signal transduction [Evidence IEA]; GO_process: GO:0007234 - osmosensory signaling via phosphorelay pathway [Evidence IDA] [PMID 8808622]; GO_process: GO:0000160 - phosphorelay signal transduction system [Evidence IEA,IEA]; GO_process: GO:2000251 - positive regulation of actin cytoskeleton reorganization [Evidence IMP] [PMID 19633059]; GO_process: GO:0031954 - positive regulation of protein autophosphorylation [Evidence IDA] [PMID 9482735]): MTSLTSPMVGNDFGHARSHSAGVSSSTILPSPLTVSHLPTLHHRHSSSLQSMPSTKRVWVRRPGMQATTVTVNETDIVDDLKSLILQKYPTSLARTCDPADLVIELVYEDGVNDPSPSNINGSMSVDKLPPPPSRFRSQPTVATQSTTAPITTPSSATSTNPGPGNDSVTSITTASTASTASIASTSSIASTTVALGPQSSTNDHLTTPLTPASGHFRLSPNLSTIELQPDDSVFAILDHHFPEGMKMSDALLISFPAANERNTGANSRPFYQQDNLSPQPRTVVRPPPTANPTSNSSEDLTSPHVANNPNRPPIKASKSTSSVGSNSSTKSSRQEGSNGVLLLPRQFKLPNSTNNDNGKKKMPRTESAPSTSASSSISTMSRPGGQQPPQEYNISAGASNPNRSLRRTMPNNFPILEGVVPQINVLIVEDNVINQKILEAFMRRKRIRCSVAKNGKEAVEKWRQGGFHLVLMDIQLPVMSGIDATKEIRRLEQDNRVGTFSSEQRINWVAPKKEDRIETKLFKSPVIIVALTASSSNADKSVALAAGCNDFLTKPVNLLWLEQKTIEWGCMQALIDFEGWKHWMPRPADDSGRSKQQSKSYRRDRSHSRSQSQNQPRSGIKTSLQRMKNSSTPVNNGSSNQSNSNVASGVGSNGALSSNASSSSKRYHPPPSIIVGVPAIVPPPAIVSPARPEHEPRSESQTPPPGSSYDSRDQGRALSDPIV, encoded by the coding sequence ATGACATCGCTAACATCACCTATGGTTGGCAACGACTTTGGACACGCTAGGAGCCACAGTGCTGGAGTAAGCTCTAGCACTATATTGCCATCTCCGTTGACGGTATCGCATTTACCGACTCTGCACCATCGCCACAGTTCGTCCTTACAGTCTATGCCTTCAACAAAACGAGTCTGGGTGCGACGACCTGGCATGCAAGCTACAACTGTTACTGTAAATGAAACCGATATCGTAGATGACTTGAAATCCTTAATTCTGCAAAAGTACCCTACAAGTTTGGCACGAACCTGTGACCCAGCTGATTTAGTGATTGAGCTTGTTTACGAAGATGGTGTTAATGATCCTAGTCCAAGTAATATCAATGGTTCAATGTCTGTAGACAAATTGCCCCCGCCACCGAGTCGATTCCGATCGCAACCTACCGTTGCAACCCAGAGCACTACAGCTCCCATTACCACACCAAGTAGTGCTACCAGCACGAACCCTGGTCCTGGTAATGACAGCGTTACAAGTATTACAACAGCATCTACAGCATCTACAGCATCTATAGCATCCACTAGTAGCATTGCTTCCACCACCGTGGCACTTGGTCCTCAGTCGTCAACAAATGATCATTTGACAACGCCACTAACGCCAGCTTCAGGACATTTTAGACTCAGCCCCAATCTTTCAACTATAGAACTACAACCAGATGATTCTGTGTTTGCAATTTTAGATCATCATTTTCCCGAAGGAATGAAAATGTCAGATGCTCTCTTGATATCGTTTCCTGCTGCAAATGAGCGGAACACTGGTGCCAACTCTAGGCCATTTTATCAACAAGACAATCTAAGCCCACAACCAAGGACGGTGGTGCGACCTCCACCAACTGCAAATCCGACTAGTAATAGCAGTGAAGATCTAACTTCACCCCATGTTGCTAACAACCCCAATAGACCACCAATCAAGGCTTCCAAATCCACATCGTCAGTGGGTAGCAATAGCTCGACCAAATCCTCTCGCCAAGAAGGATCTAATGGTGTTCTTTTATTACCGAGGCAGTTCAAACTTCCAAACAGCACcaataatgataatggtaagaaaaaaatgccGAGAACTGAGTCCGCTCCATCGACATccgcatcttcttcaatatcaaCTATGTCTCGGCCTGGTGGTCAGCAACCTCCACAGGAGTATAATATTTCAGCTGGTGCTAGTAACCCCAATCGGTCATTGAGGAGAACTATGCCAAACAACTTCCCTATTCTTGAGGGTGTTGTCCCGCAAATCAACGTGCTTATTGTCGAAGATAACGTAATCAATCAAAAGATTTTGGAAGCGTTTATGAGACGAAAGCGAATCCGGTGTTCAGTAGCCAAAAACGGAAAAGAAGCAGTGGAAAAGTGGAGACAGGGTGGATTCCATTTAGTTCTTATGGATATTCAACTTCCTGTCATGTCAGGTATTGACGCTACAAAGGAGATTAGAAGACTAGAACAAGACAATCGAGTGGGTACTTTTTCGTCAGAACAGCGCATTAACTGGGTAGctccaaaaaaagaagatagGATAGAAACAAAGCTGTTCAAGTCACctgttattattgttgctCTGACGGCAAGTTCTTCGAATGCTGATAAGTCGGTGGCTTTGGCAGCTGGTTGCAATGATTTCCTAACCAAGCCAGTAAATCTATTGTGGCTTGAGCAAAAGACGATTGAATGGGGTTGTATGCAAgctttgattgattttgaggGCTGGAAGCACTGGATGCCTCGTCCCGCTGATGATTCGGGTCGATCTAAACAGCAATCTAAATCATACCGACGCGATAGATCGCATTCTCGGAGTCAGAGCCAAAACCAGCCTAGATCCGGTATAAAGACATCTCTTCAAAGGATGAAAAATTCGTCTACTCCTGTGAACAACGGCTCTTCTAATCAATCCAACTCCAATGTCGCAAGCGGTGTTGGGTCTAATGGTGCTTTATCTTCCAAtgcatcatcttcttccaaaaGATACCACCCACCCCCTTCCATTATCGTTGGTGTACCAGCCATAGTACCTCCACCTGCTATCGTCTCACCGGCAAGACCCGAGCATGAACCAAGATCTGAGAGTCAAACACCTCCTCCCGGCTCATCATATGACTCAAGAGATCAGGGTCGTGCTCTTAGTGATCCAATAGTCTAA